In Leptospira brenneri, the following are encoded in one genomic region:
- a CDS encoding M61 family metallopeptidase — MAKEPQEKTGTESGQSNSLHLDFEVSIFDLFKHYFQVKLRVQTDQTELNFCLPSWTPGSYMIRDYGTHLHKFNVRNSKTGEIIPFEMIDLHRWKLKNLPAEFEISYIIYAFEDFTVRTNYLETEFGFINPPALFLYPEGKLNQPSTVQFQVSEFFPYVYSSLTRNAENSHVFYANDFDELFDSPFHLSKQNSVFFAAGETKHELLVEGDVTFDFKTKLASDLKRITETQIEWMMESPNPYYLFVLNLSLPAYGGLEHRASSINYFNPELISDEEEYKRLLELLSHEYFHLWNIKRIRPIALGPFDYQKPNLTRELWIAEGFTSFYDVYFLYHSGFLTKEEYFSKLQSDIFSLEDNDADSWMSLEESSFTAWTKYYKRNGNSHNITVSYYTKGGVLALCMNLFLLRESKEKKTIRHVFHKLNEVFVKTKGRGFTKQEFFDTVKEVTDVDLKTEFNDYLENPKPIPVDHYLDIIGIRRIQTDPTGDTGFKAKEKNGNLYIQKLLHKSEIPSFDLMLDDEILAINGKRATANSLQKLEKNLRPGEKFHLILSRSGKIKESMITASEFYKTKKFVIAEDCTDDRKELRDFFLRNIV; from the coding sequence ATGGCAAAAGAACCACAGGAAAAAACCGGTACCGAATCCGGCCAGTCGAACTCACTCCATCTAGATTTTGAGGTCTCCATTTTTGATCTTTTCAAACATTACTTTCAGGTAAAACTCCGAGTCCAAACAGACCAAACGGAGTTAAACTTTTGTCTACCCAGTTGGACCCCAGGTTCCTATATGATCCGAGATTACGGAACCCATCTCCATAAATTCAATGTTAGAAATTCAAAAACGGGAGAAATCATTCCATTCGAGATGATAGACTTACACCGTTGGAAATTAAAAAACTTACCGGCAGAATTCGAAATTTCATATATTATTTATGCTTTTGAAGACTTTACCGTTAGGACAAATTATTTAGAAACAGAATTTGGATTTATCAATCCACCAGCTTTGTTTTTATACCCTGAAGGGAAGTTAAACCAACCATCCACAGTCCAGTTCCAAGTCTCTGAATTCTTTCCTTATGTGTATTCTAGTCTAACTCGAAACGCAGAAAACTCACACGTCTTTTATGCCAACGATTTTGATGAGTTATTTGACTCACCTTTTCACTTGAGTAAACAAAATTCTGTTTTTTTTGCCGCAGGAGAAACCAAACATGAGTTACTCGTCGAAGGTGATGTGACCTTTGATTTCAAAACAAAACTTGCCAGTGACCTAAAACGCATTACAGAAACTCAAATCGAATGGATGATGGAGTCTCCTAATCCCTACTATTTATTTGTACTAAATTTAAGTTTGCCAGCTTATGGAGGACTTGAGCATAGAGCTTCTAGCATAAACTACTTCAATCCAGAACTCATTTCTGATGAAGAAGAGTATAAAAGACTTCTCGAACTTTTATCCCATGAATATTTCCATCTCTGGAACATCAAAAGGATTCGGCCCATTGCCCTTGGTCCTTTTGATTACCAAAAACCTAACCTAACACGAGAGTTGTGGATTGCAGAAGGATTTACTAGTTTTTATGATGTATACTTTCTGTATCACTCTGGATTTTTAACCAAAGAAGAATACTTTTCCAAACTCCAATCCGATATTTTTTCTTTAGAAGATAATGATGCAGATTCTTGGATGAGTTTAGAAGAATCTTCATTTACGGCATGGACGAAATACTATAAACGAAACGGAAATAGCCACAATATTACCGTTTCTTATTATACTAAGGGAGGAGTCCTTGCTCTATGTATGAATTTATTTTTACTAAGAGAATCAAAAGAGAAAAAAACAATCCGACATGTTTTCCATAAATTGAACGAAGTTTTTGTCAAAACGAAAGGCAGAGGATTCACCAAACAAGAGTTCTTTGATACAGTAAAAGAAGTCACAGATGTGGATTTAAAAACAGAATTTAATGATTATTTAGAAAATCCAAAACCCATTCCCGTAGATCATTATTTAGATATCATTGGAATTCGAAGGATCCAAACTGATCCAACCGGAGATACAGGTTTCAAGGCCAAAGAAAAAAACGGGAACCTTTACATCCAAAAACTCCTCCACAAATCAGAAATCCCATCATTCGATCTTATGTTAGACGATGAAATTCTGGCCATCAATGGGAAACGGGCCACAGCAAATTCCCTTCAAAAACTGGAAAAAAATCTCCGTCCTGGAGAAAAATTCCACCTCATCCTTTCAAGGTCAGGTAAAATCAAAGAATCGATGATCACTGCATCCGAATTCTATAAAAC